In Gossypium arboreum isolate Shixiya-1 chromosome 5, ASM2569848v2, whole genome shotgun sequence, a single genomic region encodes these proteins:
- the LOC108487958 gene encoding receptor-like protein 9DC3, translating into MGLKYASIHSGFYTYSIGIIMKGTHMELEKIFTMWMIIDLSNNQFEGEIPKVIGKLNLLKGLSLSHNNLNGRIPTSVGNLTSLEWLDLSSNRLSGTIPNRLADLPFLSSLNVSENQLHGQIPQGKQYNRFGNDSYEGNKGLCGFPVSKVCNIIEPAPPNVLEKDGSKSNIAFGWKVVLIGYGCGIVLGMSVGYVVSQTGKPKWLVNLVENQNEKRRRKKSKNYMVSKQAGRKDCKRTAKFDGSFYVKPFNE; encoded by the coding sequence ATGGGCTTGAAGTATGCTTCTATCCATAGTGGATTCTATACCTATTCCATCGGAATTATTATGAAAGGAACCCATATGGAATTGGAAAAAATTTTCACCATGTGGATGATCATTGATCTCTCAAACAATCAGTTTGAAGGAGAGATTCCAAAGGTTATTGGGAAGCTTAACTTACTGAAAGGGCTTAGCCTTTCTCATAATAACCTTAATGGTAGGATCCCCACATCAGTAGGGAATTTGACAAGTCTTGAATGGTTGGACCTATCTTCAAACAGGTTGTCTGGGACGATTCCAAATAGATTGGCAGATCTTCCATTTCTTTCGTCCTTAAATGTTTCTGAAAATCAACTCCATGGTCAGATTCCTCAAGGAAAACAATACAATAGATTTGGAAATGATTCATATGAAGGAAATAAGGGACTATGCGGGTTTCCGGTCTCGAAAGTTTGCAACATCATTGAGCCAGCACCTCCAAATGTGCTTGAAAAAGATGGCTCAAAATCAAACATTGCTTTTGGTTGGAAAGTGGTGTTGATAGGTTATGGATGCGGAATAGTGCTCGGAATGTCGGTGGGATATGTTGTTTCCCAAACTGGTAAGCCGAAATGGTTGGTGAATTTGGTTGAAAACCAAAATGAGAAGAGGCGAAGAAAAAAGTCAAAGAATTATATGGTTTCCAAACAAGCTGGGAGGAAGGATTGCAAGAGAACTGCTAAATTTGATGGCTCTTTCTATGTTAAACCTTTCAATGAATGA